One window of the Eucalyptus grandis isolate ANBG69807.140 chromosome 8, ASM1654582v1, whole genome shotgun sequence genome contains the following:
- the LOC108953817 gene encoding probable aldo-keto reductase 2: MAASTTTVRRIKLGSQGLEVSAQGLGCMSMSAFYGPPKSEPDMIALIHHAVGSGVTFLDTSDFYGPHTNEILLGKALRGGVRQKVELATKFGIRFADGKREIQGDPAYVRAACEASLKRLDIDCIDLYYQHRIDTRVPIEVTIGELKKLVEEGKIKYIGLSEASASTIRRAHAVHPITAVQLEWSLWSRDVEAEIVPTCRELGIGIVAYSPLGRGFFSVGSKLVENISKDDVRQYLPRFRPENLAHNTKLFDRVNEIAQRKGCTPSQLALAWVHHQGDDICPIPGTTKIENFNQNIGALSVKLTPEEMAELESIASADNVKGGRYDGSMSTWENSDTPPLSSWKPA; encoded by the exons ATGGCGGCATCGACGACGACGGTGAGGAGGATCAAGCTGGGGTCGCAGGGCCTGGAGGTGTCGGCGCAGGGGCTGGGCTGCATGAGCATGTCCGCCTTCTACGGCCCTCCCAAGTCCGAGCCCGACATGATCGCCCTCATCCACCACGCCGTCGGCTCCGGCGTCACCTTCCTCGACACCTCCGACTTCTACGGTCCTCACACCAACGAAATCCTCCTCGGAAAG GCACTGAGGGGAGGGGTGAGGCAGAAGGTGGAATTGGCAACCAAGTTCGGAATCAGATTCGCGGACGGGAAGAGGGAGATCCAGGGCGATCCGGCGTACGTGAGGGCTGCTTGCGAGGCCAGCTTGAAGCGGCTCGACATCGATTGCATCGACCTCTACTACCAGCACCGTATCGACACTCGCGTCCCCATTGAAGTCACT ATCGGAGAGCTAAAGAAGCTCGTTGAAGAGGGTAAGATAAAGTACATCGGTTTATCCGAGGCCTCTGCATCAACAATCAGAAGAGCACATGCTGTTCATCCCATCACAGCAGTGCAATTGGAGTGGTCGCTTTGGTCAAGAGATGTGGAGGCAGAGATCGTTCCAACGTGCAG GGAGCTTGGCATTGGAATTGTTGCCTACAGTCCTTTAGGACGAGGATTCTTTTCTGTTGGCTCCAAGTTGGTGGAGAATATCTCTAAGGATGACGTCAGACAG TATCTACCAAGGTTCCGGCCAGAGAACTTGGCTCACAACACGAAGTTATTTGACCGAGTGAACGAAATTGCGCAAAGAAAGGGATGCACCCCATCTCAGTTAGCCCTGGCCTGGGTACACCACCAGGGTGACGACATTTGCCCGATTCCCGGCACAACCAAGATCGAGAATTTCAACCAGAACATTGGAGCTCTGTCAGTGAAGCTTACACCGGAAGAGATGGCCGAGCTTGAATCGATTGCTTCTGCGGACAATGTCAAGGGTGGCAGGTACGATGGAAGCATGTCTACATGGGAAAACTCCGACACTCCACCCCTTTCTTCTTGGAAACCTGCCTAG
- the LOC104456324 gene encoding LOW QUALITY PROTEIN: uncharacterized protein LOC104456324 (The sequence of the model RefSeq protein was modified relative to this genomic sequence to represent the inferred CDS: substituted 1 base at 1 genomic stop codon), with translation MAVSGVRRIKLGSQGLEVSAQGLGCLGMSRISGTSLSESDMIALIHHAVDSGVTFLDTSDMYGPHTNEILLGKALKGGVRQKVELATKFGYCFAGGKMDVRGDPAYVRAACEASLKWLDVDCIDLYYQHRVDTRVPIEVTIGELKKLVEEGKIKYIGLSEASASTIRRAHAVHPITAVQLEWSLWTRDVEAEIVPTCRELGIGIVAYSPLGRGFFSVGSKLAESFSENDFRRCSCIYSPQQNGVVERKHRHLLEVARALKFQASIPERYWGDCVTIAAYLINRMPTRILNGQMPFELLFGKKPDLNHLKIFGCLCYAAIMGPRDKMSPCARRCVFMGYPNLQKGYRVLEISTGEFIVSRDVIFHETTFPFYEGESSHGDPKITSSHHNFLNDEAPYRDLSYVPIVQPRNPILPTVPVLQDSNGNSNSSEHIQGDILEEPIADAEVDDTTTTSLPATSQPTTEAGHPRRSERATRPPIWTKDYVCTTHNSPSIQYPVSSYVSFDRLSQEHRCCISRLFEEKEPSSYKEASNNPKWQETMKAELKALTDNHTWDLVPLPAHRKPTGCKWVYKIKYRADGSIERYKARLVAKGFTQREGFDYHETFSPVAKDVTVRSFLAVAAINDWHLHQMDVHNAFLHGNLDEEIYMNIPQGIQRQGDNKVCRLRKSLYGLKQASRQWYAKFASALTTAGFKQSKHDYALFXKTKGMSSIYLMIYVDDILVMGNDRASIENFKEYFHATFHIKDLGAPKYFIGIEVARSDKGISLSQRKFILEIISEVGLSGCKLAVIPIEQNTKLTIADYDKGIFRNDDSLLSDPSGYQRLVGKLIYLTMTRPDISYAVQTLSQFMHQPKRSHLDAALKVVKYLKKCPGLGILLSKECDMRMTAYCDADYATCPISRRSVTGYCIKLGGSLLSWKTKKQATVSLSSAEAEYRAVAKATCQVVWMRGLLKDLGVEVQGPTRLYCDNDTALKLATNPIVHERTKHIEVDCHFTREKIQEGVIETRNLDNGATSRLVHQAPMSEATCISIKKARRLGHLQATSLRGSVGRYVDCLI, from the exons ATGGCGGTGTCGGGGGTGAGGAGGATCAAGCTGGGGTCGCAGGGTCTCGAGGTCTCGGCGCAGGGGCTGGGCTGCCTGGGCATGTCCCGCATCTCCGGCACTTCCTTGTCGGAGTCCGACATGATCGCACTCATCCACCATGCCGTCGACTCCGGCGTCACCTTCCTCGACACCTCCGACATGTACGGCCCCCACACCAACGAGATCCTCCTCGGGAAG GCACTGAAGGGAGGAGTGAGACAGAAGGTGGAATTGGCTACCAAGTTTGGATATTGCTTTGCGGGCGGGAAGATGGACGTCCGGGGCGACCCGGCGTACGTGAGGGCGGCTTGTGAGGCCAGCTTGAAGTGGCTCGACGTCGATTGCATCGACCTCTACTACCAACACCGTGTTGACACTCGGGTCCCCATTGAAGTCACT ATTGGGGAGCTAAAGAAACTCGTTGAAGAGGGTAAAATCAAGTACATCGGGTTATCTGAGGCCTCAGCGTCCACAATCAGAAGAGCACATGCTGTTCATCCCATCACAGCAGTGCAATTGGAGTGGTCGCTGTGGACAAGAGATGTGGAGGCAGAGATCGTTCCCACATGCAG GGAGCTTGGCATTGGAATTGTTGCCTATAGTCCTTTAGGACGAGGATTCTTTTCAGTTGGTTCCAAGTTAGCGGAGAGTTTCTCTGAAAATGACTTCAGACGG TGTTCCTGCATTTActcaccacaacaaaatggagtggtTGAAAGAAAGCATCGCCATCTACTGGAAGTGGCTCGTGCCTTGAAATTTCAAGCATCAATTCCAGAAAGATATTGGGGTGACTGTGTCACCATAGCAGCTTATCTTATTAATAGAATGCCTACTCGGATTCTTAATGGACAGATGCCATTCGAGCTGTTATTTGGGAAGAAACCGGACTTGAATCATCTCAAGATCTTCGGATGTCTCTGCTATGCTGCAATCATGGGGCCTCGAGATAAAATGAGCCCATGTGCGCGGCGATGCGTCTTTATGGGATATCCCAATCTCCAGAAGGGGTATCGGGTGCTTGAGATTTCCACAGGAGAATTCATAGTAAGTCGTGatgtcattttccatgaaactaCTTTTCCATTTTATGAAGGGGAATCTTCACATGGAGATCCAAAGATAACTTCCAGCCATCATAATTTTCTCAATGATGAAGCACCATACCGGGATCTTTCCTATGTACCAATAGTACAGCCGAGGAATCCTATTCTTCCTACAGTCCCAGTTCTACAAGATTCTAATGGAAATTCGAATTCTTCAGAACATATTCAGGGAGATATCTTGGAGGAACCCATTGCTGATGCAGAAGTTGATGACACTACAACAACTTCATTACCAGCAACATCACAGCCCACCACCGAAGCTGGACATCCTAGGAGGTCTGAACGAGCTACAAGACCACCAATCTGGACGAAAGATTATGTCTGTACTACTCACAACTCTCCAAGTATTCAGTATCCAGTCTCTTCATATGTTTCCTTTGATAGATTGTCTCAAGAACATAGATGTTGTATTAGTCGATTGTTTGAAGAGAAAGAACCGTCCAGTTATAAAGAAGCCTCCAATAACCCAAAATGGCAAGAGACCATGAAGGCAGAATTGAAGGCCCTTACTGATAATCATACATGGGATCTTGTTCCATTACCAGCTCATCGTAAACCAActggatgcaaatgggtttacaaaATCAAGTATCGGGCTGATGGCTCCATTGAACGGTACAAGGCAAGATTGGTAGCTAAGGGGTTCACCCAaagagaaggttttgactaccacGAGACGTTCTCACCAGTTGCCAAAGATGTTACAGTCCGTTCATTCTTAGCTGTTGCTGCCATCAATGACTGGCACCTACACCAGATGGATGTCCATAATGCTTTTCTCCATGGCAATCTAGATGAAGAGATCTACATGAATATTCCTCAAGGCATACAGAGACAGGGGGATAATAAGGTGTGTCGTCTCCGTAAATCCCTTTATGGATTAAAACAGGCATCCAGacaatggtatgctaaatttgCCAGTGCTCTTACAACAGCAGGCTTCAAGCAATCCAAGCATGATTATGCTTTGTTCTAAAAAactaaaggtatgtcatctatctatttgatgatttatgtcGATGACATACTTGTTATGGGAAATGATAGAGCCTCTATAGAGAATTTCAAGGAATATTTTCATGCTACCTTCCATATTAAAGACTTAGGAGCACCAAAATATTTCATTGGAATCGAAGTTGCTCGATCTGACAAGGGAATTTCCCTTAGTCAGCGGAAGTTCATTCTAGAAATCATATCAGAAGTAGGTCTATCAGGATGCAAGCTAGCTGTAATTCCTATAGAGCAAAACACTAAGTTGACCATCGCAGACTATGATAAGGGAATATTTCGAAATGATGATTCCTTACTCAGTGATCCGTCAGGCTATCAAAGACTTGTTGGGAAACTTATATACCTGACAATGACTAGACCTGATATCTCATATGCGGTTCAGACACTTAGCCAGTTTATGCATCAACCAAAGCGTTCTCATTTGGATGCAGCCTTAAAGGTCGTTAAATATCTCAAGAAATGTCCGGGGCTAGGGATACTTCTCTCTAAGGAATGTGACATGAGGATGacagcatattgtgatgcagacTATGCAACATGTCCGATTAGTCGAAGATCTGTTACTGGATATTGCATTAAATTGGGAGGATCTCTTCTATCTTGGAAAACCAAGAAACAAGCTACTGTGTCTCTGTCCTCAGCCGAAGCAGAATATCGAGCTGTGGCCAAGGCCACTTGTCAAGTAGTTTGGATGCGAGGATTACTCAAGGATCTTGGAGTAGAAGTGCAAGGACCCACAAGGTTATATTGTGATAATGATACAGCTCTTAAACTTGCAACTAATCCTATAGTACATGAAAGAaccaagcatatagaagtggattgtcactTCACACGGGAAAAGATCCAGGAAGGAGTAATTGAGACGAGGAATTTGGACAACGGAGCAACCAGTAGACTTGTTCACCAAGCCCCTATGTCAGAGgcaacatgcatatctattaaaaaagctaggcgtcttggacatctacaagccaccagcttgagggggagtgttggaagatatgtgGATTGCctgatttga